A region of the Bombus affinis isolate iyBomAffi1 chromosome 7, iyBomAffi1.2, whole genome shotgun sequence genome:
GTTAAagaaatatagaatattacaaGAAACGgtaatttcattagcattatcGTATTCAAAATAGTATACATATCACTAACGTTGAAACATTTTATTAGAATACGttatttgtaacgtaatattaagACTGAAATTAATTGCTAAGTACGAGATAGATGTTTTTACGTACCATCTGTTAAAACAGCTTCGACAGACATATTTTGTTCGAGAGCGATGTTGCCGATGGTTGCGAATGAAAATATTCCAACGAGCAGACTACTGAACGCGTTTATGAGAGAAACAGCCACGCTATCCACTAGGATGGTGTTATGGAACTTGTTGTAACTGGCAAAACATATCATTGAACCAAATGCTATGCCTACAGAATTGAAAATTTGAGCGGTTGCGTAGATCCAAACCTATACACAACACAATAATTTCATGAGAAAGTTACCATAATTTTACATTTACGTATGTGGAGTACACAAAGCTAAGATTGTAATATAAAAGATGTTATATTATCCAACTTGATTAATATCGATAAAAGTATAGCTAATACTTTTTGTCAGAATGCTTTTTCTAATTGAACGATTAACAGAACAATGAATACAAGTTAGGGTATTAACGGCGATAAAGATACTTAAAACATGTAAATAAAATTAGCTATATTCTCTGTTAGCTTTAGACTGTCACGTTAAAATAACTCGGATCTTGCGTGCATTGTCAAGGCGATATTATGGAGTATATCTTAAAGAGCGAAGAAGCAGTTCTTGGGTTACCTTTGCGTCTCCAAGCAGCTCCCAGCGAGGGTGAAAGAAAAATTGCAGGCCCTTGTCAGCACCTTCAAGGGTAAGGGACCGCATGAGGAAAACGACGATTAAAAGAAGTGGCAAAGTCGCGGTCAGGTATCTCACTTGTGCCGACGATTTTATAGACTTCCAAACGGAGAAATATACCATAATCCAGGCAGTAATCAGGCAAGCAACAAGCTCCCATCTTAAGGCCCCGGAATCTTCGATTCCATTACTAATTTGAAGAACTTTGTTGCTAAATTGCCAAAGACAGGGAAAAAAAACAAATGAATATTCAcaatttacaatcaattctaaATGATTATAATTAAATACTCTAAACAGTTACTTAATATTGACGAAACTATTCTGACCTGTAGGAATTTATTTAAAAGTCAGAATGACTCGAAATACGTGACCGATAACTGATTTCGTAACTAAAAAAATTACTCAAAAAATTCTTCGGCCGGCGTTCTAGAAGCGTTTGGTCTTGTTCTATTATCGATGGCACTGTAACTAGGTAACCAACATGCCAGAGTGTTCCATGAGTTGCCGCACTCAGACCACGGTTGCTTTGCTTTGAACGCcgcaaagaaataatatatggcGTAGGCTATTATCACATTATGGTAGGTTGACATCAAAAATGATATTACTACCGAAGACAAGCCAGCCCCTGTTTTAAAAACACAAAATCGATTTGTTTTTGTTCGCTTTCTAATATTATGGAAGGATTAGCGAATAATGATCGTGCTACTGTCAACAAATTTCGGTATAAATATTATCTTGCAAATGTGTACTGACTCCAAAGAAACGATACGGGAAGTATTCAAAATGATTTCTGTcactaaaatatttatatcttattTAATCATATTTTAGCTTTAAAAGAAAGCGATTGTTTTATTAAAGAGTGCTATATCTTTATCATAAATAAGACTAATGTTATAGAATTCTATGATAGAAATAAAATGTTGATACGATACCTTTAAATAATGGACAAATTTGACCGAGAGCACCGATCGGTCCTCGTCGTGTGAATTGTCCAATACTAAGTTCCATGTACAATAATGGTACCCCGCATACTATAAGTATTAGGAAGTAAGGTATCAAGAACGCCCctgaaaaatttgataaaagatataatttaaCTTTAGTCGGTTGAGacgtttaaaaataatttcagtgTAGTGATTTATAAGAACGCATGCCATTTATGGCACATATTATTTTcctaaacgtataacgatatcgaaAAATGTTTCAGATACAAATTCAATCATCCCTGTGTTTCTTCTATATGTCCATCCACAAGAGAACTAATACCAGTTCAGATTATACGTCGATCGtagctttttaatttatatctgAAACTGTTTTTCGTATCGTTAATAGTTGCGAAACTGGTCGATTTAAATGGGGCACTCTATATAAGTTATATTTACTGCTACAAAATAGAAAAAACAGCAGGCTCTCTATAACTccgttaattaaaaattgttgaaaaCCCTGAAAAAATCCTATATATTTCAGCCAAACTTCACAAACGAGATAAAAAATCTATGAGATCAAAGCTTTATGAATTTACCTAACAATTTTGTAACATTCTCTACCCGTATTTTAAGCTAGCGTTTATGACAATGACAAtgattttgaattttaaatttatttcgagTTAAAAAGAGACAGATATCGAAAGGATTTTATCcaagtatatatcattattaattatattaatattattatttaagcaTATATTATTGTACATTCTATAAAATGGAATTACATATAATGTTTATAATTCGTCATTATAGTGTACGACCTGTAAAATGGAATTACATATAATGTTTATAATTCGTCATTATAGTGTACGACCTGGCATTCCTGTGGATTAATCCTACCTTTTCTAATCCCTTTACATGTTCGTGAAATAAAAACGTTGTTACTAAATCTGCGTGTAATGTGGGATATATTAAAGGTTGCATTAAACACGACTCATACGTAATAGTACTCCTCGTTAATCGTCATTCTGTGGGCAGTAACAAGGTCACTGGATGTAACTCTTTATTCGTAATAAACGACGATCACAGTCCGGTGGATTACGACTTAATTTGGGAACAAGCATTTAGTTCGGCCAAATTGCTGAAATGCGTTATTGCCTTTCACAGCAGGTTGTATACGCACGAATTTCGTTTTCAGAATACTGTCATATTTCATATTGATTAGCTTCGTGAGTGGTGGCTCATGTCGCGAGGTCCTACAATTTCTCGAACAGAGCAAATTTATTCGCTTCTTTCCATCAACGAATGTCGTAATAGATACGGAAGCACTTTTCCGTGTTAATGCAATGTTTCAGACAACGAATGTTACTCGTGCAATTGATTAGAAACGATTAGGCAAAGTTAGAAACAACTGAAAGATAGATGAGTTATCTAGATGGGTTGAAGATATTAGAATATGCATATTTGTGTTCTCTCGAAGGAAGGGCAAAAGTTCGCAACAGTTGATCACTCTTTTGTCTCAGCGTTCCGAATTCCaatttttcttattaattttttctagaaaatgttttataataaattttaagaaatacCTGTTGTAATATTTCGAATTCATTTTCTACATACTGCAGCGATTATCGTTTCCGGTTGTAGCACTGAAATAATTCGTGTCGTATCATTGCATCTCACGCACATGTAAATTAATTCTACGAATGTTGTATCGTGCTAGTCGAACAAATCAGGCAGCAGTCTGATTTGACTTCGTGATTCACGCtgcaatttaattaataagGTAATCGTCCTATTGATTTTTCTTCAATTGTGATTTTTAaacgaattttttaattttctcgtaTCTATCTTTGGTCCACTAGTTTAATATTCTTCGTATTTCGTTAATTTATGAGCGTAGGGATAGTCTCGCAAGTTTCAGTATTTCATTCTTTGATTAAAAGCGGATATTTGAACGTGTGAATTCAGCAGACACTGTAAATATATGTATCTCTCTAAGTAGAAGTGATAACGTTAATTTTCGTCGAGTTTTTCACCCCTTCCTTTTAGCGCGGATTTTTCCATGAAAACGTAAATGAACACCGGTCGCATAAATGCGCCACGAGCCACATGCAAATCAGAGTACTTTATCTCGTGTTCTATGAATCTCCGTTTCAGTCAACGCTTTTTCaagattctttatattttttggggaaaatgaaatatttatatgatgCACAAAGTATGATCTCtttcataaataaaaaatgcCACGCTTCTCTATCTTTATTAAAAACTGTTATTTCAAATCTTGCGCATAAATAAATTCTATTACATGGAtccactatataacgctatgcgataGGCATATGTATAAATTACATATCTATTTATTCTTTTTCAATTGTCTCATTACATTTGATTGGTACCTCGTTATactatttatttgtatttatatcatTCACGGATTTGACATTAAAAAAGAGATTCTAATTAATTATATCCTTTTTTGCTATAAGCAACCAAACTTTCGGTTATAGATGTATAGTATTTGAAGATATCGATAAACAATCATTTCGTTATAAACGAAAATAACCAGCAATAATCTCTCGAAAATCATTACGTCTAAATGTTAATTTGGTGTTTTAACTTTCAACTTCGATTTAGAGATGCTCGTGACAATTAACCGAATCTTTTGGTCAGCGGGATCGATCGCCGTTTGTTATTAAAGGAGGCATGCTAGTTGGCCAGGTTGAAATCAAACCGTACCACACGCTCTGGTTTTCCGGTCATCCAATTTAACGAACGGTTGGTCGAAATGATACTTGACCGATTATTTCCACCGGTGTCATTGAAATCATTTACGATGCTCGCTGATTTAGCTACGTTCCGGCAAGGTCATGTATCAAGTTCCGCGGGCGAATTGCTCCATGTCCGGACTTGGTCGAGATGGTCTCGGACTTTGAAAATTACCGGTAACAAGATACGCACTCGTGTTACGGCTTGCCGAACAGAGAGAATGCATGCCCTTGCTCTGAATATGTTTGGTATAATGTGGCGCAAAGAGGGATGTTGCAGAAAAATGGCCGCGAAACGTCCTTGACAGCTGACATTCAGACCATCCGCGTgaatatttttatggaaaactATCGCCTCCTTTGTCTTCTGCTTTACAATTAGAAAGGTAATACTTCGGTATTAATTTTCTTGCTATTTTAGGTACACGTACAGAGAAAAATGATTCCATACTGCGATAAATATTAAACAGTTCCATACGAACTTTAATTTGAACGTGTGGCACCTTTATTGTCACGGCATAAGATATGCGATATATCGCGCGCTAATATCTGCACGGGAAATAACTGCAGAATAACATTGGGtatatcattttcttttttctatacaTTTTCCATACTCtcgtttatattaaaataaaacagttaTAGACTCGATTTTTTTACTAAAGTGAACTACGAAATGAGTACAAAGTTACAAGTACATGTGTAATTTTAAACGACCTCTCTCAGGCAGCGATATAAGACTGAAAACTCatacatattatgtaacgtaTTGGTTTAGcaaatttttctttcgataattattCGCTCGTTTTTTATTTAAGTGTCACGTCTAGCACCAGCAATGACAATACTAAACGCGTATTCTTATCACTGGCACACTACTTATAGCGAGCGTATGTATGTCACAACGACAATCTAGCACGTACAAATTTGTTTTAAACCATCTGCTTGAAGTGTTGTCGCGAAAATAAATACGCGATCAAAACATATTTCTTATACGTATCGTGTATATTACGAGAGATGCGATCAAATCTACTTGAAGTAATTGCAATTATACTTGTCTGATTTTACTATTCATTCTAGATTCTATTTGTTTATCTCGACTTTTACTTAATTTTTTATCGCTATTTAAAAGTAGTAGAACATAAATCTATTATAGACTCTACATTACTAGATTTCGACTTGAGTAAAAGTGAAATTTTCTCGAAGAGAGAGAAAGCTCGTTATCGTCCCGAGTGAAATTATGTAAACGTATGTAGATACTCACCACCGCCACTTTTGTAACATAGGTAAGGAAACCTCCAAACATTTCCGAGACCAACAGAGTAACCAATACAAGCAAGGACAAATTGAACTTTGTTGGCCCAGTGTGGGCGTCTCGATTGCCTGTAGTCCCCGGGATCTTCAGCGTCATCTTCAGCATCATCGAAGCTGGTACACACGGACAGATCATCCTCGAACGATCTGAAATCGGATCGATATCCCCATGTAGATTATTATGTAGAAATATAAACTTTGATGTGTGACTTACATTATTCAGAGGCACAAATCATATAAAATTTTCCAGTACAATTAATTGATACTTTTTTTTGAAAAAACaagatattttcaaatattttatataattttaactaGAGAAGTTGATTATTTCTTACTATTTAAGAACTATCGTAGATCTTAGAAGGTAGAACATACACTTATGTATTTTTTAGAAACc
Encoded here:
- the LOC126918564 gene encoding sodium- and chloride-dependent GABA transporter ine isoform X4; its protein translation is MKSFEDDLSVCTSFDDAEDDAEDPGDYRQSRRPHWANKVQFVLACIGYSVGLGNVWRFPYLCYKSGGGAFLIPYFLILIVCGVPLLYMELSIGQFTRRGPIGALGQICPLFKGAGLSSVVISFLMSTYHNVIIAYAIYYFFAAFKAKQPWSECGNSWNTLACWLPSYSAIDNRTRPNASRTPAEEFFDNKVLQISNGIEDSGALRWELVACLITAWIMVYFSVWKSIKSSAQVRYLTATLPLLLIVVFLMRSLTLEGADKGLQFFFHPRWELLGDAKVWIYATAQIFNSVGIAFGSMICFASYNKFHNTILVDSVAVSLINAFSSLLVGIFSFATIGNIALEQNMSVEAVLTDGPGLVFVLYPQALAKMPASQVWAVLFFFMLVCLSLNSQFAIVEVVVTSIQDGFPKWVKRHLLCHEMLVLLVCVISFLFGLPNISQGGIYFFQLIDHYAASISIMFLAFFEVIAISWCYGVRRLCNNVKEMTGRAPSSYFWFCWLIAAPLLIMAVWVFSVIDYEPPTYHNGEYKYPWWAEAIGWGIASLSLICIPAFAIYEFIRANGNTCAEKLRNSIKPHFEACKICGQEYCNESLHNFEDNMIKEQQDASSPIQLSITTPLSKSQT
- the LOC126918564 gene encoding sodium- and chloride-dependent GABA transporter ine isoform X3, whose protein sequence is MPRTSEQLVKHGLVIQALQFQRIVPETSFEDDLSVCTSFDDAEDDAEDPGDYRQSRRPHWANKVQFVLACIGYSVGLGNVWRFPYLCYKSGGGAFLIPYFLILIVCGVPLLYMELSIGQFTRRGPIGALGQICPLFKGAGLSSVVISFLMSTYHNVIIAYAIYYFFAAFKAKQPWSECGNSWNTLACWLPSYSAIDNRTRPNASRTPAEEFFDNKVLQISNGIEDSGALRWELVACLITAWIMVYFSVWKSIKSSAQVRYLTATLPLLLIVVFLMRSLTLEGADKGLQFFFHPRWELLGDAKVWIYATAQIFNSVGIAFGSMICFASYNKFHNTILVDSVAVSLINAFSSLLVGIFSFATIGNIALEQNMSVEAVLTDGPGLVFVLYPQALAKMPASQVWAVLFFFMLVCLSLNSQFAIVEVVVTSIQDGFPKWVKRHLLCHEMLVLLVCVISFLFGLPNISQGGIYFFQLIDHYAASISIMFLAFFEVIAISWCYGVRRLCNNVKEMTGRAPSSYFWFCWLIAAPLLIMAVWVFSVIDYEPPTYHNGEYKYPWWAEAIGWGIASLSLICIPAFAIYEFIRANGNTCAEKLRNSIKPHFEACKICGQEYCNESLHNFEDNMIKEQQDASSPIQLSITTPLSKSQT